The following proteins are encoded in a genomic region of Vanessa tameamea isolate UH-Manoa-2023 chromosome 4, ilVanTame1 primary haplotype, whole genome shotgun sequence:
- the L(2)37cd gene encoding general transcription factor 3C polypeptide 5, with translation MDNIENLHRELFCILFPAIVKNDEKALQCLGGIKAISQVYSQANKKRLGMCFQPDNPYMKKIYSDAKPATGVLLKIKVKKIKTGNEIKREVLSTAIVGSVKKLNKFESMCDFQYLPINTNTAGTKKAECILEQILPSGVDNFETLLQPAPSFITPFNFTRSDKPISYCYTDKRYSTKDLVKEETENTTKDEVHKLRGDRGLPIARYTFNLTDDLPTEPNEYYLKQKKTRLTIYPQLENEYKIVQKHFEERPIWSLNLVKFHTKIKMSSLKIILPCLGIYMREGPWRMMWVRFGYDPRKDPGARVYQTLDFRMRHAAGVHAMVMTRDQVVHCKKTDRIRNFKKNASDELSVEDIVYEGAVYFRPGMVPSQRQIYYQYCDVQLPEVRELLALEPPAGYLCHERRGWLPPDTDQLCRDHIFRYVKQTLLATHKADLKFDDASSGDDSGSDGDGGASTSVAELDESSIIIRMNEMDDTNN, from the exons atGGATAATATTGAAAATCTACATCGagaattgttttgtattttatttcctgCAATTGTTAAAAACGACGAAAAAGCCCTACAATGCTTAGGCGGTATAAAAGCGATTTCACAG GTGTATTCACAGGCTAATAAAAAACGATTAGGAATGTGCTTCCAACCAGACAATCcttacatgaaaaaaatatattctgatgCAAAACCAGCTACTGgagtacttttaaaaataaaagttaagaaaataaaaacagggAATGAAATTAAAAGAGAGGTTTTGTCTACAGCAATTGTTGGatctgttaaaaaattaaataaattcgaat CTATGTGTGACTTCCAGTATTTACCTATAAATACAAACACTGCAGGAACTAAAAAGGCAGAGTGTATATTGGAACAAATTCTTCCTTCCGGTGTTGATAACTTTGAAACTTTATT GCAGCCAGCCCCATCATTTATAACTccatttaattttacaagatcTGATAAGCCAATAAGTTACTGTTATACAGATAAAAGATACAGCACAAAAGATCTTGTCAAAGAAGAAACTGAAAATACTACTAAGGATGAAGTTCATAAGTTAAGAGGGGATAGGGGATTGCCAATAGCACGATACACATTCAATTTAACTGATGACTTGCCCACAGAGCCTaatgagtattatttaaaacagaaaaaaactAGGCTAACTATATACCCACAATtggaaaatgaatataaaattgttcaaaag CACTTTGAGGAAAGACCCATATGGTCATTAAACCTTGTTAAATTTCACACAAAAATCAAGATGTCCtcattgaaaataattctaCCATGCCTAGGTATATATATGCGTGAGGGACCGTGGAGGATGATGTGGGTAAGATTTGGCTATGATCCTAGAAAGGATCCAGGGGCAAGAGTATACCAGACTTTAGATTTTAGGATGAGACATGCAG ctGGAGTCCATGCCATGGTGATGACTCGTGATCAAGTTGTTCATTGTAAAAAAACTGACCGCATtcgtaattttaagaaaaatgcaTCAGATGAATTATCTGTAGAGGATATTGTATACGAAGGAGCTGTCTACTTTCGACCAGGAATGGTTCCTTCTCAACGTCAGATTTACTATCAG TATTGCGACGTGCAACTGCCCGAGGTGCGAGAGCTGCTGGCGCTGGAGCCTCCGGCCGGCTATCTGTGCCACGAACGCCGCGGTTGGCTGCCGCCCGACACCGACCAGCTCTGTCGAGACCATATCTTCCGCTACGTCAAGCAGACCTTGCTGGCAACACACAAGGCCGACCTCAAGTTCGAT GATGCTAGCAGTGGAGATGATTCAGGGTCCGACGGGGACGGCGGCGCCAGTACGTCTGTCGCAGAATTAGACGAATcttcaataattattagaatGAATGAAATGGATGAtaccaataattaa